Below is a window of Methylosinus sp. PW1 DNA.
TGCGCCTTGAGCAGCGGCGCGCCGATCGCCGGCGCGAGAGCGAAGAGCTCGTGGACATGCGCATCTTCGGACCGGCGCAGATTGGCGATGTCGAGCCGCGAGCTGGCGAGAAAGCTGGCCGGATAGACGTCGCCCGAATGCGGAGACGAGAAGACGAGCGGCGAGGAGAACTCGGCGGGCTCGACCAGCTCGAACGGAACATGGAGCTCGGGATCGGCGGGCGTCGGGCTCGCGGCCCGCTCCTCGTCCATCATCGTCGACGCCTCATCGCTCTCACTCTCCTATCGCCCCCTCGAGAGAATATCGCGGAGGGGCAGCATAGACTCTTTCGGCGGGCATATTCCCGAAAATTTCGGTTCATGCGAAACAAGGGCCAGAATTTCACGAGCGGGCGTGAGCGGGTCCTTATTTTCACCCGATTTTTACCAAACTGCGCCCTTATGTCCTAGAACATGCGAGGAGCGATATGACCGACAAGATTGCCGCGAAAATCCTGCTGGCGGAGGATGATACCGACATGCGCCGCTTTCTGGTGCGCGCGCTGCAGACGGCCGGTTTCGCCGTCACCTCCTTCGACAACGGGCTCTCCGCCTATGACCAGCTCCGCGTCGAGCCTTTCGAGCTGCTGCTCACCGATATCGTGATGCCGGAGATGGACGGCATAGAGCTGGCGCGCCGCGCGACGGAGCTCGATCCCGACATAAAGGTGATGTTCATCACGGGCTTTGCGGCGGTCGCCCTCAATCCCGACAATCAGGCCCCGCGGCAGGCGAAAATCCTCTCCAAGCCTTTCCACCTCAAGGACCTCGTCAATGAGGTGCAGCGCCTGCTCGCCGCCTGACCAGAGCGGCGCGACGCGGTTTAGAGTTGCGGCGCCGCTCGGGCGACCTTGCTCCTTTGCGCGCCATGCGCTATGAGCGCCGCCAAACGCCGGCGTCGGCGCGGCTCTCTTTTCGAGGAATGACGATGAAGAAGGAAATCCATCCCGACTATCACACGATCAGGGTCGTGATGACCGACGGATCGGAGTATTTCACGCGCTCGACCTGGGGCGCCGAGGGCGACACGCTCAACCTCGACATCGACCCCAAGACGCATCCGGCCTGGACCGGCGGCTCCGCTCAGCTGCTCGACCGTGGCGGCCGCCTGTCGCGCTTCAACTCGCGCTTCGGCAATCTGTCCTTCGGCAAGAAGTAAGCGCGTCCCTTACCGGCGCCAAAAAAAGCCGCGCTCGAGAGCGCGGCTTTTTTGGTTTCTCTCGTCTAGCCGGCGCCTCAGAGCCCAGGGGCGAAAGCGTTGCGCAGCCTCTGCAGCTGGGCCTCGACCGGGCTCTCGGCCTGAATCTGCCGATAGCCGGCTTCCGAGCCATAGATCAGCTGATCGAGGTGCATCACCCGCGCCTGCAAGCGCAGCGAGTGAATGGCGAGATCGCGCAGCTTTTGCGGCAGATGCGCGAAAACGTCTGGATTGGACGCCAGCTCCTGCTGCGACAGCCGCACCTTGTGCTTGTCGCTGGCGGCCTGCGCGCGCGTGATCTCGCCCTGATTGACCGCCCGCTGCAGCAGCAGCCAGGAGGCGATCTGCATTAGCCGAGTCGTCAGCCTCATGCTCTCGGCCGCATAGGCCAGAGCCTCGGATCGCGGCAGCGATTTGGCGTCATCCCGGCCATCGCCGTCGAGATAGGCCGCCGCCTCCTCCACCAGCGCCATGCCCTCGCGAAACATGGCCCCGAACGCTTCCGACCCCGCCAGCTTCTCCACGAAAGAGACCGGAGTCTGAATGCTTTCCACCGAATCGGACGCTTGCCCCATCATACGACGCTCTCGAACGCTCGAACGCCGCGCTCGATCCGCGCCGTTCCGATGAGACCTATGTAACGCAAATTTGCGGGGCGCGCCTTATTAGGTTTTGCTTAACCTTAATCTTTGAATCCGTACGTATTACGCCCGAGGTCACGGCTCGGGAGCCGCCGCCGCGCGGGTCCGCGCTCGCCTCTCCCTGCCCGGCCAATGCTGATGCAGCGCATTAGCGATCGGCTTTAAGCAAATGAAATACCGCCTTTTATCGGTCTGCTTTAACCATCGCTCGAAGAATGCCGAAAAATTCCGCCGCCGAGACGCACGGATGCGCAGAATATCGTTCCAGCTAAACTGCTTAGGCTCAGCTCTTGATGTTCCGCTGAAGCTCTATTCCGGCGGTGCGCTCGGCGCCGACGACCGAGCGGCCGAGGCCCGCCTTCAGAGCGCCGGCGCAGAGCGCGGCGATCGCCAGCAGCAGTCCGACGCGGAGCAACTGCCCGCCGTCGGGCGCCGCCGGCCGGTTGGAGACCGCGAGCGAGCGACCGCTTTTCGGCGCAGCGTCGCTCCGGCGAAGCGTCAAGGCGGGCCGGCCGCCTCTCGTCTCGACGATTTCCACAGGATCGAACGGCACGGGACTGATCTCCAACGAAGGGGCCGAGGGCCTCACTCTGGCCAAATGGCGCTTTCGAAACGGTGAAGGCCGCGACGGACGCCGCCGTCAGGGTTTATCTCTGGTTAACGCCTGAGCGGCGGCGGCGCTGCGAATGCGGACGGGACGTCAGTGAATGCTTGACGCGCCCGCCGCCGGCCTGTCATTTGAGGCCTCGCCCCACCTCCCCCCACACGCGCCATTCTTCAGGACTCCATGATCCGATCCGCATTGATGAACGTCATGACTGCCGCCGCCATAAAGGCCGGGCGCAGCCTG
It encodes the following:
- the cpdR gene encoding cell cycle two-component system response regulator CpdR encodes the protein MTDKIAAKILLAEDDTDMRRFLVRALQTAGFAVTSFDNGLSAYDQLRVEPFELLLTDIVMPEMDGIELARRATELDPDIKVMFITGFAAVALNPDNQAPRQAKILSKPFHLKDLVNEVQRLLAA
- the rpmE gene encoding 50S ribosomal protein L31, which produces MKKEIHPDYHTIRVVMTDGSEYFTRSTWGAEGDTLNLDIDPKTHPAWTGGSAQLLDRGGRLSRFNSRFGNLSFGKK
- a CDS encoding DUF1465 family protein; amino-acid sequence: MGQASDSVESIQTPVSFVEKLAGSEAFGAMFREGMALVEEAAAYLDGDGRDDAKSLPRSEALAYAAESMRLTTRLMQIASWLLLQRAVNQGEITRAQAASDKHKVRLSQQELASNPDVFAHLPQKLRDLAIHSLRLQARVMHLDQLIYGSEAGYRQIQAESPVEAQLQRLRNAFAPGL